The proteins below come from a single Anaerolineales bacterium genomic window:
- a CDS encoding WXG100 family type VII secretion target, whose amino-acid sequence MAAKIQADYDGLAQIAQAFIQEAGQTEQLISAIQRISESLSGGGWIGEAADNFTREMADFVFPRMKKLKGVLHDAGGATKKISDALRAAEEESGALFGGGGGAGGAGGVGSGAAGGAGGFGGGSGGFAGGASGGAGGVGGAVGQAGKAAVAAAAGAGSKPKPETLKYKAYEWKLPATVKDKDGNVIKTNSKELFSKKFGDEFTKNPSKFSGGIKFAGDDLGKVGGGLVHNKEIAPGVKASVLSAEASAKWGIEQNGAGVKAGISGEAGAYLGKVSYTGKLAGADVAASAYVGANVKGEVGAVFNANQAYVQAGGSAFIGGKAEGSVKYGTDIGGVPVGAALGGDVRYGLSAEADVKAGYDNGKLKFGGKIGASLGVGAGVNFNVEIDARKAVNEVIGVGKSAASTIKGWWDAL is encoded by the coding sequence ATGGCGGCTAAAATACAGGCTGATTATGATGGACTAGCGCAGATTGCCCAAGCGTTTATCCAAGAAGCCGGGCAAACCGAGCAGCTTATCTCAGCTATTCAGCGTATCAGCGAATCGCTGAGCGGGGGCGGCTGGATAGGCGAGGCTGCCGATAACTTCACACGGGAGATGGCAGACTTTGTGTTTCCCCGCATGAAGAAACTGAAGGGCGTCTTGCACGATGCGGGCGGGGCGACGAAGAAGATCAGCGACGCCTTACGCGCTGCGGAGGAGGAATCCGGCGCTCTATTTGGCGGCGGGGGCGGGGCGGGTGGCGCGGGCGGGGTTGGTAGCGGCGCAGCGGGTGGCGCGGGTGGTTTTGGTGGTGGCAGTGGTGGGTTCGCTGGTGGGGCGTCGGGTGGCGCGGGTGGGGTTGGCGGTGCTGTTGGACAAGCGGGTAAGGCAGCGGTAGCCGCAGCCGCTGGCGCAGGCAGTAAGCCCAAGCCAGAGACTCTGAAATACAAGGCCTATGAATGGAAACTCCCCGCCACTGTCAAAGACAAAGACGGCAACGTGATCAAGACGAACTCAAAGGAACTGTTCAGTAAAAAGTTCGGTGATGAATTCACGAAAAACCCTAGCAAGTTCAGCGGCGGAATCAAATTTGCCGGAGATGATTTAGGGAAGGTGGGCGGCGGTCTTGTTCACAACAAAGAGATCGCGCCGGGAGTGAAAGCTTCCGTACTTTCCGCAGAGGCAAGCGCCAAGTGGGGCATTGAGCAAAACGGGGCGGGCGTTAAGGCGGGCATTAGCGGTGAAGCGGGCGCTTACCTCGGCAAGGTTAGTTATACTGGCAAACTTGCTGGCGCAGATGTGGCAGCCTCTGCCTACGTTGGGGCAAACGTGAAAGGCGAAGTCGGTGCGGTGTTCAACGCGAATCAGGCGTATGTCCAAGCCGGCGGCTCGGCATTCATCGGTGGTAAGGCGGAAGGCAGTGTCAAGTATGGCACGGACATCGGCGGCGTCCCCGTTGGGGCGGCGCTTGGCGGTGATGTCCGCTATGGCTTGAGCGCCGAAGCCGATGTGAAAGCTGGCTATGACAATGGAAAACTGAAATTCGGCGGGAAGATTGGCGCGTCGTTGGGCGTTGGGGCGGGGGTGAATTTCAATGTTGAGATTGACGCTCGCAAAGCCGTGAACGAAGTCATTGGCGTTGGCAAGAGCGCCGCCAGTACGATTAAAGGCTGGTGGGATGCGCTCTAA
- a CDS encoding aspartate kinase, translating to MSSAEHVTPRLITMKFGGTSMGNHDAIAQAARIILDHRMQGHRILTVVSAMSGVTDKLKTAARTSAIGDDEEHARIIDDLRRRHTETAEQLVSDEALRKALVDDLDALLDSLNALCHSIAVLKEITPRGTDLIMSFGERLSARLLAAHLRDLGQPGLAIDASDIIVTDDNFQDAAPLMEETQARVTELLLPYLHEGKLPILTGYIGATREGIITTLGRGASDYSAAILGACVNTDYLWIYTDVDGIMTTDPRLVPTAKVIPILSYGEVGELAYFGAKVLHPKTVQPVIDKGAPVRVRNTFNPSHLGTLIQPQSEITQGAVKAVTVIRDVSLISVEGRGMVGVPGIAGRTFMAVARVGVSVLLISQSSSEQSFCFIVPQAKTAIVLDAIKKELRHELERGDVDSVWAREDVVIVTTVGAGMRGTPGVASRVCSALATRGINILVIAQGSSEYSISLVLRTEEATEAVRALHELISLI from the coding sequence ATGAGCAGCGCTGAACACGTCACCCCCCGCCTGATCACGATGAAGTTCGGCGGCACCTCCATGGGCAACCATGACGCCATAGCCCAAGCCGCCCGCATCATCCTCGATCATCGTATGCAAGGACATCGCATTCTCACCGTTGTTTCAGCGATGAGCGGGGTTACTGATAAACTGAAAACAGCCGCACGAACAAGCGCTATTGGGGACGATGAGGAACACGCCCGCATCATTGACGACCTGCGCCGCCGTCATACAGAGACCGCCGAGCAACTCGTCAGCGATGAGGCGCTCCGTAAAGCGCTGGTAGACGACCTTGATGCTTTATTAGACAGCCTGAATGCGCTTTGTCACAGCATCGCCGTCTTGAAGGAAATCACGCCGCGTGGGACGGATTTGATCATGTCCTTTGGGGAGCGGCTGAGCGCCCGCCTTCTCGCCGCCCATCTACGCGATCTAGGGCAACCCGGGCTTGCCATTGATGCCAGCGATATTATCGTCACCGATGATAACTTTCAGGACGCTGCCCCGCTGATGGAAGAAACCCAAGCGCGGGTGACGGAACTCCTGCTGCCTTACCTGCATGAGGGGAAACTCCCCATCCTCACTGGTTATATCGGGGCAACCCGCGAGGGAATCATCACGACATTGGGACGTGGCGCCAGTGATTACAGCGCGGCGATCCTCGGTGCCTGTGTGAACACCGATTACCTCTGGATTTATACCGATGTAGACGGGATCATGACCACCGACCCGCGTCTTGTCCCCACGGCGAAGGTCATTCCCATCCTCAGCTATGGAGAAGTGGGCGAGCTTGCCTATTTTGGGGCGAAAGTCCTTCATCCCAAGACCGTGCAGCCCGTCATTGATAAGGGAGCGCCGGTGCGTGTGCGGAACACCTTCAACCCAAGCCATTTAGGGACGCTCATCCAGCCGCAATCTGAAATTACCCAGGGGGCGGTTAAAGCGGTTACGGTGATCCGCGATGTCAGCCTGATCTCTGTGGAGGGGCGGGGGATGGTCGGCGTGCCGGGCATTGCCGGACGAACCTTCATGGCGGTGGCGCGGGTGGGCGTCAGCGTGCTGCTCATTTCGCAGTCATCCTCCGAGCAGAGTTTCTGCTTCATCGTCCCCCAAGCGAAAACGGCGATTGTGTTGGACGCGATCAAGAAGGAACTGCGCCATGAACTGGAACGTGGGGATGTTGACAGCGTGTGGGCGCGTGAAGATGTGGTGATCGTCACCACTGTTGGCGCGGGGATGCGCGGAACGCCCGGCGTTGCCTCGCGGGTGTGCAGCGCCCTAGCAACGCGAGGGATCAATATTTTGGTCATTGCGCAAGGATCATCGGAGTACAGTATTTCCCTTGTCTTGCGCACCGAGGAAGCAACGGAAGCCGTCCGCGCTCTGCATGAATTAATTTCGCTGATATAA
- a CDS encoding ABC transporter ATP-binding protein: MTTDSSPLMVTISAQGVNKIFNPGGTNEVIALENVNLTVKPGEFVSLIGPSGCGKSTLLRLIADLITPTSGELLVNGKTPDAARRDRDYGIVFQNATLYDWRTVAKNVQLPLEIMGYPSKERAARAQTMLDLVELGGFGNHFPWQLSGGMQQRVSIARALVFDPAIMLMDEPFGALDEFTRERMNLELLRLWEQTKKTIIFVTHSIPEAVFLSTRVVVMSPRPGRITQVVDVPLPYPRTFDTRETDAFFQKVIEVREYLREAHEVDDEIAAAQTAKTTKALKGRNRSEPL, encoded by the coding sequence ATGACTACCGACTCTTCTCCACTTATGGTTACCATCAGCGCTCAAGGGGTGAACAAAATCTTCAACCCGGGCGGAACCAACGAGGTGATCGCCCTCGAAAATGTCAACCTCACCGTGAAACCGGGCGAATTCGTCTCGCTCATTGGTCCCTCTGGCTGCGGAAAGTCAACCTTGCTGCGCCTGATTGCCGATCTGATCACACCAACCAGTGGGGAACTGCTGGTGAATGGCAAGACGCCCGACGCCGCCCGCAGAGATCGAGATTACGGGATCGTCTTTCAGAATGCCACGCTCTACGATTGGCGCACTGTTGCCAAGAATGTTCAGCTTCCTTTAGAGATCATGGGTTACCCGTCGAAAGAACGTGCAGCCCGTGCGCAGACAATGCTTGATCTCGTTGAATTGGGTGGGTTTGGCAACCATTTCCCCTGGCAACTTTCGGGGGGTATGCAGCAGCGCGTCTCCATTGCGCGGGCGCTGGTCTTTGATCCGGCGATCATGCTCATGGATGAGCCGTTCGGGGCGCTGGATGAATTCACCCGCGAACGGATGAATCTGGAACTTTTGCGCCTTTGGGAGCAGACGAAAAAGACGATTATCTTCGTGACGCACAGCATTCCCGAAGCGGTCTTTCTCTCCACCCGCGTTGTGGTCATGTCCCCCCGTCCGGGGCGGATCACGCAGGTGGTTGATGTGCCGCTGCCCTACCCGCGCACCTTTGACACCCGCGAAACAGATGCCTTTTTCCAAAAGGTGATCGAAGTCCGCGAATACCTCCGCGAGGCGCACGAGGTCGATGATGAGATTGCCGCTGCCCAAACTGCAAAGACGACGAAGGCGCTCAAAGGGCGAAACCGCAGCGAGCCACTTTAG
- a CDS encoding GAF domain-containing protein, translated as MELAFTYVFVGGLCIGIVTLIIAGIRSRGRLKALFPWLMVVLVSALLAKMINILPPDAHLGQYASFFLGGLTQPALYVALASAQIAAFAALSIRYYGLRGALVPGITGVVWVVAIFGAALQTPGKFVLIGATGWLGKVFTPPNPLGLVVLGGWLILGLIILAGAFYTFATARLPEISNRALYWLTVAPMVIMGELLGISGSQFLREIGWLVSFIGLIGAFYGALLHGVFDVRRVIRVSITAALTTGLSAAAVFITLLLAQALDPAIPNRLLALVGLALAAALAYLPLRSLINGIMDRIFGASREDPTSAVRIYSQNIAGEVELPKVSDQAIDMVRGSLGARRGGLLLATRDDNNTIRLEPMESPNADMPEVRGWIGKDSPLYMAFFERRIPLRQYDLEYGSDYATMPPELLSFFKQLRMSAFAPIVGQGQVIGILAAGGKTNDDSYSPQDLELLATIAAQTGAALRNARLVNDLRKARDETQELNIDIIRTKERLEQLDKVKTDFITIASHELRTPLAQMRGYTDILEALNEQRHLDPDQTAGLTNNLRKATDRLEQLIADMLDVSQLGLEAMDLRFSPTTVDNVMRLAIEPLADSVNQRKLQLTAKGLKALPPIQADMQRLVQAFRNIVLNAIKYTPDGGRIDITAKTQTNERNNEEEIVIAIRDTGIGIEPKFQDLIFEKFFRIADPGLHSTGTTKFMGAGPGLGLTIARGMIEGHGGKIWVESPGHDPEKYPGTTFYIMLPVNPPENAKRVKGLEGGGVRPTSPMKPGMMPVGKR; from the coding sequence ATGGAACTCGCCTTTACCTATGTGTTTGTGGGTGGCTTATGTATTGGCATTGTCACCCTGATCATCGCCGGAATCCGCAGCCGGGGACGACTGAAGGCACTCTTTCCATGGCTGATGGTCGTCCTTGTTTCGGCGCTGCTGGCAAAAATGATCAACATCCTGCCCCCCGATGCCCATTTGGGGCAGTATGCCAGCTTTTTCCTCGGCGGCTTGACCCAACCCGCCCTTTATGTGGCGCTTGCCAGCGCCCAAATTGCCGCCTTTGCCGCCCTTTCCATCCGCTATTATGGGCTGCGGGGGGCGCTGGTGCCCGGGATCACCGGCGTGGTCTGGGTCGTCGCTATCTTTGGCGCAGCCCTGCAAACCCCCGGCAAGTTCGTCCTGATTGGCGCGACGGGGTGGTTGGGAAAAGTATTCACCCCACCCAACCCCTTGGGGTTGGTCGTTCTTGGTGGCTGGCTCATTTTAGGCTTAATCATCCTCGCCGGGGCGTTTTATACCTTTGCCACCGCCCGCCTACCGGAAATCTCCAACCGAGCGCTCTATTGGCTAACTGTCGCCCCAATGGTCATCATGGGCGAACTGCTAGGCATCAGCGGCAGCCAATTCCTCCGCGAAATTGGTTGGTTGGTCAGTTTCATTGGCCTGATCGGGGCGTTTTATGGGGCGCTCTTACACGGCGTCTTTGACGTTCGGCGGGTGATCCGCGTCAGCATCACAGCGGCGCTGACGACGGGACTTTCGGCGGCGGCTGTTTTTATCACGCTGCTGCTTGCCCAAGCCCTTGACCCCGCCATTCCCAACCGTCTTTTGGCACTGGTGGGGCTGGCGTTGGCGGCGGCTCTCGCCTATTTGCCTTTGCGCAGCCTGATCAACGGTATTATGGATCGGATTTTCGGCGCTTCCCGTGAAGACCCTACCTCGGCGGTGCGCATTTACAGCCAAAATATCGCTGGCGAGGTTGAACTTCCAAAGGTCTCTGATCAGGCAATTGACATGGTGCGCGGTTCGTTGGGGGCAAGGCGCGGGGGGCTGCTGCTTGCCACCCGTGACGATAACAACACAATCCGCCTTGAGCCGATGGAAAGCCCCAACGCTGATATGCCCGAAGTCCGAGGGTGGATCGGCAAAGATAGTCCCCTGTATATGGCATTTTTTGAACGTCGCATCCCGCTGCGGCAGTATGATCTTGAGTATGGGAGCGATTACGCCACCATGCCGCCCGAACTGCTCTCCTTTTTTAAGCAGCTTCGGATGAGCGCCTTTGCGCCCATTGTTGGGCAGGGGCAGGTGATTGGTATTCTGGCGGCGGGCGGCAAGACGAACGATGACTCGTATTCCCCGCAAGACCTCGAACTCTTGGCGACGATTGCCGCCCAAACGGGGGCGGCGCTGCGCAACGCCCGCTTGGTGAACGATCTCCGCAAGGCGCGTGACGAGACGCAGGAACTGAATATCGACATCATCCGCACGAAAGAACGCCTCGAGCAGTTGGACAAGGTGAAGACGGACTTCATCACCATTGCCAGCCACGAACTGCGCACACCATTGGCGCAGATGCGCGGATACACCGATATTTTAGAGGCGCTCAATGAGCAGCGTCATCTTGACCCCGACCAAACCGCCGGTCTGACGAACAACCTTCGCAAGGCGACAGATCGCCTTGAGCAGTTGATCGCCGATATGCTCGATGTGAGTCAGCTTGGCTTAGAGGCGATGGATTTGCGCTTTTCGCCAACCACAGTGGATAACGTCATGCGTCTTGCTATTGAGCCGCTGGCAGATTCGGTGAACCAACGGAAACTCCAACTGACGGCAAAGGGGCTGAAGGCGCTTCCGCCCATTCAGGCAGATATGCAGCGGTTGGTGCAGGCGTTCCGCAATATTGTGCTGAACGCGATCAAATACACGCCCGATGGGGGACGAATCGATATTACGGCAAAGACGCAAACAAACGAACGAAATAACGAGGAAGAAATCGTCATTGCCATCCGCGATACAGGGATTGGCATTGAACCGAAGTTCCAAGACCTGATCTTTGAGAAGTTTTTCCGCATTGCCGATCCGGGCTTACATTCTACGGGGACAACAAAATTCATGGGCGCTGGTCCGGGCTTGGGCTTGACCATTGCACGGGGGATGATTGAAGGTCACGGTGGGAAAATCTGGGTGGAAAGCCCCGGACACGATCCTGAAAAATACCCTGGCACCACCTTCTACATTATGCTCCCCGTCAACCCGCCGGAAAATGCTAAACGGGTGAAAGGCTTAGAGGGTGGCGGGGTGCGTCCCACCTCCCCCATGAAGCCGGGAATGATGCCCGTTGGGAAACGCTAG
- a CDS encoding TetR/AcrR family transcriptional regulator, which produces MGNARRTPKQARSQQRVDHLLTTAAAVFGEVGLAEATTNQIAARAGMSIGSLYQFFPNKEAIWAALIERYAFQLRGLLSAEGMADRPFREVIQTIITRLLAFDTEHAGFKALFITGPTAEQINAEIVNQICDLFRTRFPALSEEIALPTALVAVSLVRGMLTLRSDPHPAAPPLPSLVGEITAALLGYLRTVLLRHGVTIPADIEAV; this is translated from the coding sequence TTGGGAAACGCTAGGCGAACGCCCAAACAAGCCCGCAGCCAACAGCGCGTCGATCACCTCTTGACAACGGCGGCAGCAGTCTTTGGCGAGGTGGGCTTGGCAGAGGCAACCACCAACCAGATCGCAGCGCGGGCGGGGATGTCCATTGGCTCGCTCTATCAGTTTTTCCCTAACAAGGAAGCGATCTGGGCAGCGTTGATTGAACGTTATGCCTTCCAACTTCGCGGATTGTTAAGCGCTGAGGGTATGGCGGATCGCCCCTTTCGAGAGGTAATTCAAACCATCATCACCCGTCTGCTTGCGTTTGATACCGAACATGCCGGATTCAAAGCCCTGTTCATCACTGGTCCTACGGCAGAGCAGATCAACGCCGAAATTGTCAACCAAATCTGTGATCTGTTTCGGACGCGGTTTCCGGCTCTCTCGGAAGAAATTGCACTTCCAACCGCACTGGTCGCCGTTTCCTTAGTGCGCGGGATGCTGACCTTAAGGAGTGACCCACACCCCGCCGCGCCACCACTACCCTCTCTTGTGGGGGAGATTACAGCGGCGCTTTTGGGCTATTTGCGAACAGTGCTGCTGCGGCATGGGGTAACGATTCCGGCGGATATTGAGGCAGTCTAA
- a CDS encoding dTDP-4-dehydrorhamnose 3,5-epimerase family protein → MTVTPKKAPQTVRQDGTRVATLIDGVKIHSQVTQQDERGTLTELYSPYWRFDSIPLVFLYTVTVRPGKAKGWAVHHDQVDRYFFWGGTAKLVLFDDRPESPTYKLINELYFSEFNRSLVLVPPHIYHAVQNVGTTDVVMINLPSEPYHHDDPDKYTLPLENDLIPYTFKPESGH, encoded by the coding sequence ATGACTGTAACTCCTAAGAAAGCGCCTCAGACCGTCCGTCAGGATGGTACGCGGGTTGCCACTTTGATTGACGGCGTAAAGATTCACTCTCAAGTGACACAACAAGACGAACGCGGCACATTGACAGAACTCTACAGCCCGTATTGGAGATTTGATTCGATCCCGCTGGTATTTCTCTACACAGTCACCGTCCGTCCCGGCAAGGCAAAGGGATGGGCAGTCCATCATGATCAAGTGGATCGCTACTTTTTTTGGGGAGGGACGGCAAAACTCGTTTTGTTTGATGACCGCCCCGAATCGCCTACCTACAAGTTGATCAACGAACTCTATTTCAGCGAGTTCAACCGCAGCCTTGTCCTTGTGCCGCCGCACATTTATCATGCCGTGCAAAACGTAGGAACAACAGATGTTGTCATGATCAACTTACCAAGCGAACCCTACCATCATGACGATCCTGATAAATACACCCTCCCCTTAGAAAACGATTTGATCCCTTACACCTTCAAGCCGGAGAGCGGGCATTGA
- a CDS encoding glycosyltransferase family 2 protein, protein MSAGTQGKPPRVSVIVAAYNWSSVLRLALRTVLWQTFTDFEALVIGDHCTDDSEAVVASFNDPRLIWHNLPENIGNQAGGNQVGLFMARGEYTAYMHQDDLWTPKHLEVLVAALETTPAHLAYTYCLQVSPAEDNPEDRIRRVLGMPNTGRLTKTNRSIMIPTIMHRTERGRTIGGWGNWRATPKRVTFDFIERVMGEEESHLPVPEITVIKFNSAERRNSYIEKPSHEQADFLARLENQPDFWYRELILAVDAHVRDRLPIRALPPRPENAPPGWGIAYMRYLRGLEPAPPYVPPAKPRRVRRVARRIRKLIPNAIRSRVAAGLTRVGRFFAET, encoded by the coding sequence TTGAGCGCTGGAACTCAAGGAAAACCCCCTCGCGTCAGCGTGATTGTTGCCGCTTACAATTGGTCGAGCGTTTTGCGTTTGGCGTTGCGCACTGTCCTTTGGCAGACATTTACTGATTTCGAGGCACTCGTCATTGGCGATCACTGCACGGATGATAGCGAGGCGGTGGTTGCCTCGTTCAACGATCCACGTCTGATTTGGCATAACCTTCCTGAAAATATAGGCAACCAAGCGGGCGGAAACCAAGTCGGACTGTTCATGGCGCGGGGGGAATACACCGCCTACATGCATCAAGATGATTTGTGGACGCCGAAGCACTTAGAGGTTTTGGTTGCCGCATTGGAGACGACTCCTGCTCACCTTGCCTATACCTATTGCCTTCAAGTTAGCCCTGCGGAGGATAACCCTGAGGATAGGATTCGGCGCGTTTTGGGGATGCCAAACACGGGGCGTCTGACAAAAACAAACCGTTCGATCATGATTCCGACGATTATGCACCGCACCGAACGAGGACGGACGATTGGGGGATGGGGCAATTGGCGGGCGACACCAAAGCGCGTCACCTTCGATTTTATAGAGCGCGTCATGGGGGAGGAGGAATCTCACCTACCCGTGCCAGAGATCACGGTAATCAAGTTCAACTCTGCGGAGCGGCGTAATTCGTACATCGAAAAACCGAGCCACGAGCAAGCTGATTTTCTTGCCCGTCTTGAGAACCAACCGGATTTTTGGTATCGGGAATTGATCCTCGCTGTTGATGCCCATGTTCGGGATCGGCTGCCGATTCGGGCGCTGCCTCCCCGTCCAGAGAATGCTCCACCCGGATGGGGAATCGCCTACATGCGTTACCTGCGTGGGCTAGAGCCAGCGCCGCCTTATGTCCCCCCGGCAAAGCCGCGCCGTGTGCGGAGGGTGGCGCGGCGGATTCGCAAGCTGATTCCCAACGCTATTCGGAGTCGGGTGGCGGCAGGGCTTACCCGCGTAGGGAGATTTTTTGCTGAGACGTGA
- a CDS encoding alpha/beta hydrolase: MSRFSKTALKVVLGGGIVGLLSGIAYSALAINHNHDLPPALDGERRTFAVPGAGMQSYYVSRAGVGRPLILIHSINTAASAYEMRPLFDYYRGKRPIYALDLPGFGFSDRADRPYTPDLYTHVIALFLQTQLREKQPADLIALSLGAEFVARAAQINPARVHSLGLISPTGFSGRGGASQNSVPFGNTLHRVLSFPVWGQALYDLLVSERSIRYFLGQSFEGAADEGLIRYALASGHRPGARHAPLHFISGQLFTPNIRETIYEALTLPVLTLYDVDPNIGFAMLPTTLERCPNWRAVRIVPTRGLPHWEKLPETVAALETFWASL, from the coding sequence ATGTCGCGCTTTTCCAAAACCGCTCTAAAAGTCGTCCTGGGTGGTGGGATCGTGGGGCTGCTCAGCGGGATCGCCTACAGCGCTCTGGCGATTAATCATAACCATGATCTCCCGCCTGCGTTGGATGGCGAACGGCGAACCTTTGCTGTTCCGGGCGCTGGTATGCAAAGCTATTATGTCTCGCGGGCGGGTGTGGGGCGCCCGCTCATCCTGATCCACAGCATCAATACGGCTGCCTCTGCCTACGAAATGCGCCCGCTCTTTGATTACTATCGGGGTAAACGCCCGATCTATGCCCTTGATCTGCCCGGTTTCGGGTTTAGTGATCGGGCAGATCGCCCCTACACACCCGATCTCTATACCCATGTGATCGCCCTTTTCTTGCAAACACAACTCCGTGAAAAACAACCCGCCGATCTGATCGCCCTTTCGTTGGGGGCAGAGTTCGTCGCACGGGCGGCGCAGATCAACCCGGCGCGGGTTCATTCGCTAGGGCTGATCTCCCCAACGGGATTTTCAGGGCGCGGCGGGGCAAGCCAAAACAGTGTGCCGTTTGGCAATACCCTTCATCGGGTGCTGTCGTTTCCCGTGTGGGGACAGGCGCTCTACGATCTGCTCGTCTCAGAGCGCAGCATCCGCTATTTTTTAGGGCAGTCCTTTGAAGGGGCGGCAGACGAGGGGCTTATTCGCTATGCGCTTGCCAGTGGACACCGTCCAGGCGCACGTCACGCCCCATTACATTTCATCAGCGGACAGCTTTTCACACCCAATATTCGGGAAACCATCTATGAGGCATTGACCTTGCCTGTCTTGACTCTCTATGATGTAGACCCCAATATCGGCTTTGCCATGCTCCCCACGACATTGGAACGCTGCCCCAATTGGCGGGCTGTACGCATCGTCCCGACACGAGGCTTACCCCATTGGGAAAAACTACCGGAGACTGTTGCCGCGCTGGAGACGTTTTGGGCGTCGCTGTGA
- the holA gene encoding DNA polymerase III subunit delta: MTAKNTAPPLFYVLHGEDEFTLRREVRAMREKMNDPGMLNTAFLDGKTSSFGAAVAAARVMPFLAERRLVILEGLYSGASSRRSSSKAAKADYEAMVRGVQALPETARLVFLETKALDDTHPLLKLANQPTLRGLAKTFPIPALADLPRWISKRIEAEGGNIEPKAALALGSAFVGVEHLSLYAVESECAKLIDYARGRLITEKDVAALTVYVAEANIFSIVDAIGRGDGQRATALIERILSDPKQEPLQLFGMIIRQFRILIQVREKIDTGGNVSDLPEAKYPKIAQSFREQARRFELPQLEGIYRNLLDTDYAIKTGRVEGRLALDLFVAGLTG; the protein is encoded by the coding sequence ATGACCGCAAAAAACACTGCCCCGCCCCTGTTCTATGTGCTGCATGGCGAGGATGAATTCACCCTCCGGCGGGAAGTTCGCGCCATGCGGGAGAAAATGAATGATCCCGGGATGCTGAACACTGCCTTTCTGGACGGCAAAACATCATCCTTTGGGGCGGCGGTAGCGGCGGCACGGGTAATGCCGTTCCTCGCTGAGCGCCGCTTGGTAATCCTCGAAGGTTTATACAGCGGCGCCAGCAGCAGGCGTTCCTCCAGCAAGGCGGCGAAGGCAGATTACGAAGCGATGGTGAGGGGTGTGCAAGCACTCCCCGAAACTGCACGCTTGGTCTTTCTTGAAACAAAAGCACTAGACGACACACATCCCCTCCTTAAATTGGCAAATCAGCCTACTTTGCGCGGTTTGGCAAAAACATTTCCCATCCCTGCTCTGGCAGACCTCCCCCGTTGGATCTCCAAACGGATTGAGGCAGAAGGTGGGAACATTGAGCCAAAGGCGGCATTGGCATTAGGGAGCGCCTTTGTTGGGGTGGAACACCTCTCCCTTTACGCCGTCGAGAGCGAATGTGCCAAGCTGATTGATTATGCGCGGGGACGGCTGATTACCGAAAAGGACGTGGCGGCGCTGACCGTCTATGTGGCTGAGGCGAACATCTTCAGCATTGTCGATGCCATTGGGCGCGGCGATGGGCAACGCGCCACTGCGTTGATTGAGCGTATTTTGAGCGACCCGAAACAAGAACCACTCCAACTCTTTGGGATGATCATTCGGCAGTTTCGCATCTTGATTCAAGTTCGGGAAAAAATCGACACAGGGGGGAATGTGAGCGACCTTCCTGAAGCAAAATATCCGAAAATCGCACAGTCCTTTCGAGAGCAAGCACGTCGCTTTGAACTGCCCCAATTGGAAGGGATTTACCGCAATTTGTTGGATACCGACTACGCAATCAAAACCGGACGGGTGGAAGGGCGTTTGGCGCTTGATCTCTTTGTGGCTGGACTAACAGGCTAA